In Clostridium sporogenes, one genomic interval encodes:
- a CDS encoding PTS sugar transporter subunit IIA, with the protein MLKNYINNQVVEVNVEVKNWEEAVRLGGKLLEEDGAVEHSYIDAMVDTVKNMGPYIVIAPGIAMPHARPEAGAKNIRIGLLKLKNPVNFGNKEHDPVDIVIFLCAVDNKAHIEVLGELVQLIEDDDFLKIVRNASTKKEILDYIK; encoded by the coding sequence ATGCTTAAAAATTATATAAACAATCAGGTTGTAGAAGTAAACGTGGAAGTGAAAAACTGGGAAGAAGCAGTAAGATTAGGTGGAAAGCTATTAGAGGAAGATGGAGCTGTAGAACATAGCTACATTGATGCTATGGTAGATACGGTAAAAAACATGGGACCATACATTGTAATAGCACCTGGAATAGCAATGCCTCATGCAAGACCTGAAGCTGGAGCTAAAAATATAAGAATTGGACTTTTGAAGCTTAAAAATCCAGTTAATTTTGGCAACAAAGAACATGATCCTGTAGATATTGTTATATTCTTATGTGCTGTAGATAATAAGGCACACATTGAGGTCTTAGGTGAACTTGTTCAGCTTATAGAAGATGATGACTTTTTAAAGATTGTACGAAATGCATCAACAAAGAAAGAAATACTAGATTATATAAAATAA
- a CDS encoding transaldolase, translating to MKYNDLKIKIFADGADLNGMLDAYNKGIVKGFTTNPSLMKKAGITDYKEFAKEVLAKIKDMPVSFEVFSDDLETMEKEAEVLGNLGENVYIKIPVTNTKGESTAPLIKKLSEKGYHLNVTAIFTIDQVKEVVGALKSGVDSIVSVFAGRIADTGEDPVSIMKEASKICKTKEGVELLWASCREFYSIVEADKCGCEIITVTNDILKKMPNMGKDLKEYSIETVRGFYKDASSLGFSIL from the coding sequence ATGAAGTACAATGATTTAAAAATTAAGATATTTGCAGACGGAGCAGATTTAAATGGTATGTTAGATGCTTATAATAAAGGAATAGTTAAAGGATTTACAACAAATCCATCTCTTATGAAAAAAGCAGGAATTACTGATTACAAGGAATTTGCAAAGGAAGTATTGGCAAAAATAAAAGATATGCCTGTATCCTTTGAAGTTTTTTCAGATGATTTAGAAACTATGGAAAAGGAAGCAGAGGTTCTTGGAAATTTAGGTGAGAATGTTTATATAAAAATACCTGTTACAAACACAAAGGGTGAATCAACAGCACCACTTATAAAGAAACTTTCAGAAAAAGGATATCACCTTAATGTAACTGCTATATTTACAATAGATCAAGTAAAAGAAGTAGTAGGAGCATTAAAATCTGGAGTAGATAGTATAGTGTCAGTATTTGCTGGAAGAATAGCAGATACAGGAGAAGATCCAGTTTCAATCATGAAAGAAGCAAGCAAAATTTGCAAAACTAAAGAAGGAGTAGAACTTTTATGGGCAAGTTGCAGAGAATTTTATAGCATAGTAGAAGCAGATAAATGTGGTTGTGAAATAATTACTGTAACAAATGACATACTTAAAAAAATGCCTAACATGGGAAAGGATTTAAAAGAATATTCTATTGAAACTGTAAGAGGATTTTACAAAGACGCATCTAGCCTTGGATTTTCAATTTTATAA
- a CDS encoding PTS sugar transporter subunit IIB: MNILTVCGNGIGSSLMLAMKIEEICKENEIAANVESTDFNSAQGKKADLIVTVKELAEQFEGRDVAVVRSYINKKKITEDVLEIIKQKDEELKK, translated from the coding sequence ATGAATATTTTAACTGTATGTGGAAATGGAATTGGAAGCAGTCTTATGCTTGCTATGAAGATAGAGGAAATATGTAAAGAAAACGAAATAGCTGCAAATGTAGAATCTACTGATTTTAACTCTGCTCAAGGTAAAAAGGCGGATTTAATAGTAACAGTAAAAGAATTAGCAGAACAATTTGAAGGAAGAGATGTGGCTGTGGTAAGAAGTTATATAAATAAGAAAAAAATCACAGAGGATGTACTTGAAATTATAAAACAAAAGGATGAAGAATTAAAAAAATAG
- a CDS encoding PTS ascorbate transporter subunit IIC, whose protein sequence is MLGLLQFLRDVLKQPALLMGIMALVGLVALKKPGHKVLTGTLKPILGYLMLGAGADFIVANLEPLGGMIQTGFNITGVVPNNEAIVAVAQKVLGVETMSILVVGLLINLVIARFTKYKYVFLTGHHSFFMACLLSAVLGTSGMKGTELILFGGFLLGAWSAISPAIGQKYTLKVTDGDEIAMGHFGSLAYYVSAWVGSKVGKPEESTENIEIPEKWGFLRDTTISTAITMMVFYIVAAVAAGPEYVSKLSDGMSPILFAIMSSLKFAVGVTIVYNGVRMILGDLIPAFQGIATKIIPDAIPAVDCAVFFPYAPTAVIIGFVSSFIGGIIGMVLLGVAGGVLIIPGLVPHFFCGSTAGIFGNATGGKRGAVIGSFVNGLLITFAPALLLPVLSTLGFKNTTFGDFDFGVLGIIIGKTSNLAGKTGIIIIAMLMLVALIVPNFIKTKSKALNNIEE, encoded by the coding sequence ATGTTAGGATTACTTCAATTTTTAAGAGACGTTTTAAAACAACCGGCATTATTAATGGGTATTATGGCATTAGTAGGACTTGTAGCCTTAAAGAAACCTGGACATAAGGTTCTTACAGGAACTTTAAAACCAATATTAGGTTACTTGATGCTTGGTGCCGGTGCAGATTTTATAGTAGCAAACTTAGAGCCCTTAGGAGGAATGATCCAAACTGGTTTTAACATAACTGGAGTAGTACCAAATAATGAAGCAATCGTTGCTGTTGCCCAAAAGGTACTAGGGGTAGAAACCATGTCAATTTTAGTAGTTGGACTTTTGATAAATCTTGTTATAGCAAGATTTACTAAATACAAATATGTATTTTTAACTGGTCATCATAGTTTCTTTATGGCATGTCTTTTATCAGCAGTTTTAGGAACTTCCGGTATGAAGGGAACTGAACTTATATTATTTGGTGGATTTTTACTTGGAGCATGGAGTGCAATATCACCTGCAATTGGTCAAAAATACACATTAAAGGTTACTGATGGTGATGAAATTGCTATGGGTCACTTTGGAAGCTTAGCATACTATGTTTCAGCTTGGGTTGGTTCAAAAGTAGGCAAGCCTGAAGAAAGCACTGAAAATATTGAAATTCCTGAAAAGTGGGGATTCTTAAGGGATACAACTATTTCTACAGCAATTACAATGATGGTATTTTATATAGTAGCAGCAGTAGCCGCTGGTCCTGAATATGTATCTAAATTATCAGATGGAATGTCACCTATATTGTTTGCTATAATGTCATCATTAAAATTTGCAGTTGGTGTTACTATTGTTTACAATGGTGTAAGAATGATTCTTGGAGATCTTATACCAGCATTCCAAGGTATTGCAACAAAAATTATACCAGACGCTATACCAGCAGTTGATTGTGCCGTATTTTTCCCTTATGCACCTACAGCAGTTATAATCGGTTTTGTAAGCTCATTCATAGGTGGAATTATAGGTATGGTTTTACTAGGAGTCGCTGGAGGAGTACTTATAATACCAGGACTTGTACCTCACTTCTTCTGTGGTTCTACAGCAGGTATATTTGGAAATGCAACAGGAGGAAAAAGGGGGGCTGTAATTGGAAGTTTTGTAAACGGACTTTTGATAACCTTTGCCCCAGCATTACTTCTTCCAGTACTTAGTACCCTTGGATTCAAAAACACAACCTTTGGTGATTTTGATTTCGGTGTTCTTGGTATAATTATTGGAAAAACATCAAATCTAGCAGGAAAAACAGGAATAATAATTATTGCTATGTTGATGTTAGTAGCCCTTATAGTTCCAAACTTTATTAAGACTAAATCAAAAGCATTAAATAATATAGAAGAATAA